Within Streptomyces sp. SS1-1, the genomic segment GCGTGGAGTGGGGTTCTTGCATGGCGAGCTCCTAGTCGAGCAGGGACATGAGGTGCTGCACGAGGGCGATCAGGGCCTGGAGCGCCGACTTCTGGTCGCGTACGTCACAGGCCACGACGGGGGTGTCGGGGTGCAGGTTCAGCGCCTCGCGGACTTCGTCGAGGGGGTAGGTGGTGGCCCCCTCGAAGTGGTTCACGCCGATCGCGTAGGTCAGGCCGAAGCGCTCGACCAGGTCCAGGACCGGGAAGGACTCGTCGAGCCGCTGCGGGTCGACGATGAGGAGCGCGCCGAGCGCCCCCCGGGACAGCTCCTCCCACATCTCCTTGAAACGCTCCTGACCGGGCGTTCCGAAGACGTAGAGGACCAGTTCGTCGCTGAGCGTGATCCGGCCGAAGTCCATGGCGACCGTGGTGGTCGTCTTGTCGGGTGTGCGCGACAGGTCGTCGTAGCCCACACTCGCCTCGGTGATCTCCTCCTCGGTCTGCAGGGGCTCGATCTCTGAGATGTTGCCGATGTAGGTGGTCTTGCCGACTCCGAAGGGCCCTACGACGAGGACTTTCACCGAGCGCACGTCGTCTGCGTCCAGGTACACGGGTTACGCTCCGATGTTCTTCAGGCCTTCGAGGACGGCACTGAGCAGTTCTCGGTCTTTGCTGTCGGCCCGGGGGGCGGGCTTGCGGACGAGGACCAGACCGCTCTCCTCCAGCTGTGACAGGAGGATGCGCACGATGCCGAGCGGCAGGTGCGTACGGCCGGCGATCTCGGCCACGGCCAGCATGCGGTTGGCGACCAGATCCATGATCGCCTTCTCCTCCGGGGCGAGGGTGCGGGCCGTGGCGGCGGTGTCCTTGTGCGCGGTCACCAGGGCGGTGCGCTCGTACTGCTGGTCGGGCGGCAGGGCGCGGCCGTTGGTGATCACGAAGAACGGGACTAACGCGGACGTCAGTTCCACTTCCGGGTCGGAGTCGTGTGCGTCAGACATCGCTCGGCGCCTCCTGTCG encodes:
- a CDS encoding GTP-binding protein: MYLDADDVRSVKVLVVGPFGVGKTTYIGNISEIEPLQTEEEITEASVGYDDLSRTPDKTTTTVAMDFGRITLSDELVLYVFGTPGQERFKEMWEELSRGALGALLIVDPQRLDESFPVLDLVERFGLTYAIGVNHFEGATTYPLDEVREALNLHPDTPVVACDVRDQKSALQALIALVQHLMSLLD
- a CDS encoding DUF742 domain-containing protein; translation: MSDAHDSDPEVELTSALVPFFVITNGRALPPDQQYERTALVTAHKDTAATARTLAPEEKAIMDLVANRMLAVAEIAGRTHLPLGIVRILLSQLEESGLVLVRKPAPRADSKDRELLSAVLEGLKNIGA